The Tardiphaga alba genome includes a window with the following:
- a CDS encoding DNA translocase FtsK gives MSTTIERVIPLVGHLPVSLREALGRRLRELAGFALIGVAGLAAAAMMTWSVQDPSLSHATSRAIRNVVGYPGAIGADLLMQILGLGAIMMILTVAVWGWRMMTHRHFDREALRLTCWLLCTVSAAGFASCWQHGGSWPLPTGVGGVVGDALFRAPAVVFGPVGFIYRFVLGLIFCSVMTVSFIIACGYGSKPKEEFPEIEDIDDEPFEDVDEEKDRRSFSVSLGWFVHGLMSTKARIGRILSFLYGKFVTSGAEPRAAAFERQEPNLGGRRASPPIAPHDEHDDEEQEEDEEEYEEEEEEIEEEPAPKARKKSSAKEPVRKNNNGKFELPSVGMLTAPKAADRKPLSKAELEANSRALEGVLQDFGVRGEIVKANPGPVVTLYELEPAPGIKSSRVIGLADDIARSMSALSARVAVVPGRNAIGIELPNQHRENVYLRELLTVQDTNEGIKLPLCLGKNIGGESIIIDLARTPHMLIAGTTGSGKSVAINTMILSLVYRLRPDQCRLIMVDPKMLELSVYDGIPHLLTPVVTDPKKAVVALKWAVREMEERYKRMAKLGVRNIDGYNVRLAEAQKKGEELTRTVHTGFDKETGKAIYEEEKLDLSPLPYIVIIVDEMADLMMVAGKDIEGLVQRLAQMARAAGLHVVLATQRPSVDVITGTIKANFPTRISFQVTSKIDSRTILGEMGAEQLLGRGDMLYMAGGGRISRVHGPFVSDEEVEKVVKHLKTQGEPEYLEAVTAEEPEEGEDGAVFDNTGMGSDGGGDLYQQAVAIVKRDRKASTSYIQRRLQIGYNRAASLIERMENEGVVGQPNHAGKREILIAEEESGF, from the coding sequence ATGAGCACCACGATCGAACGCGTTATTCCTCTGGTCGGGCACCTGCCCGTCTCGCTTCGCGAGGCGCTGGGTCGGCGGCTGCGCGAACTCGCGGGCTTTGCCCTGATCGGCGTCGCCGGCCTTGCCGCGGCTGCGATGATGACCTGGTCCGTGCAGGACCCGAGCCTCTCGCATGCCACATCGCGCGCCATTCGGAACGTTGTCGGCTATCCCGGCGCCATCGGTGCCGATCTGCTGATGCAGATCCTCGGCCTTGGCGCCATCATGATGATCCTCACCGTTGCCGTATGGGGCTGGCGAATGATGACGCATCGGCATTTCGATCGCGAAGCATTGCGTCTGACCTGCTGGCTGCTCTGCACCGTATCCGCCGCAGGCTTTGCCAGTTGCTGGCAGCATGGCGGCTCGTGGCCGCTGCCGACCGGTGTCGGTGGCGTGGTCGGTGATGCACTGTTTCGGGCGCCGGCTGTCGTGTTCGGCCCTGTCGGCTTCATCTACCGCTTCGTGCTCGGTCTCATTTTTTGTTCGGTGATGACCGTCAGTTTCATAATTGCCTGCGGCTATGGCTCCAAGCCCAAGGAAGAGTTCCCCGAGATCGAGGATATCGACGACGAGCCTTTTGAAGACGTCGATGAAGAAAAGGATCGTCGTTCCTTCTCGGTCTCGCTCGGCTGGTTCGTGCACGGCTTGATGAGCACGAAAGCGCGCATCGGCCGTATCCTGTCATTCCTCTACGGCAAGTTTGTCACCTCAGGTGCCGAACCTCGTGCCGCCGCCTTCGAGCGTCAGGAGCCGAATCTCGGCGGCCGTCGCGCGAGCCCGCCGATTGCTCCGCATGATGAGCATGATGACGAAGAGCAGGAGGAAGACGAAGAGGAATACGAGGAAGAGGAAGAAGAGATCGAGGAAGAGCCCGCCCCGAAGGCGCGCAAGAAGTCTTCCGCGAAAGAGCCGGTCCGCAAGAACAACAACGGCAAATTCGAACTGCCGTCCGTCGGCATGCTCACCGCGCCGAAGGCTGCCGATCGCAAGCCGCTCAGCAAGGCCGAACTCGAAGCCAATTCGCGCGCGCTGGAAGGCGTGCTGCAGGACTTTGGCGTGCGCGGCGAAATCGTCAAAGCCAATCCGGGGCCCGTCGTCACGCTGTACGAACTCGAGCCCGCACCGGGCATCAAGTCGTCGCGCGTCATCGGCCTCGCCGACGATATTGCACGCTCCATGAGCGCCCTCTCCGCGCGTGTCGCCGTGGTGCCCGGTCGGAATGCGATCGGCATCGAATTGCCGAACCAGCATCGTGAAAATGTCTATCTGCGCGAGTTGCTGACCGTGCAGGACACCAATGAAGGCATCAAGCTGCCGCTTTGCCTCGGCAAGAATATCGGCGGCGAAAGCATCATCATCGACCTCGCCCGCACGCCGCATATGCTGATCGCCGGTACCACCGGTTCGGGTAAGTCGGTGGCGATCAATACGATGATCCTCAGCCTCGTTTACAGGCTGCGGCCGGATCAGTGCCGCCTGATCATGGTCGATCCGAAGATGCTCGAACTGTCCGTCTATGACGGCATCCCGCATCTTCTCACGCCCGTCGTGACCGATCCGAAGAAAGCCGTGGTCGCGCTCAAATGGGCCGTGCGTGAGATGGAAGAACGTTACAAGCGCATGGCCAAGCTCGGCGTGCGCAATATCGACGGCTACAATGTGCGTCTCGCCGAGGCGCAGAAGAAGGGTGAAGAGCTCACCCGCACGGTTCACACCGGCTTCGACAAGGAAACCGGCAAGGCGATCTACGAGGAAGAGAAACTCGATCTCTCGCCGCTGCCCTATATCGTCATCATCGTCGACGAAATGGCCGACCTGATGATGGTGGCCGGCAAGGACATCGAAGGTCTGGTGCAGCGCCTCGCGCAGATGGCGCGCGCCGCCGGTCTTCACGTCGTGCTCGCCACCCAGCGTCCGTCGGTGGACGTCATCACCGGTACGATCAAGGCGAACTTCCCGACGCGTATCTCCTTCCAGGTGACGTCGAAGATCGACAGCCGCACCATCCTTGGTGAGATGGGCGCTGAGCAACTGCTCGGCCGCGGTGATATGCTCTACATGGCCGGCGGCGGTCGCATCTCGCGCGTGCACGGACCTTTTGTGTCCGACGAGGAAGTCGAAAAAGTCGTCAAGCACCTCAAGACCCAGGGCGAGCCGGAATATCTCGAAGCGGTCACGGCGGAAGAGCCGGAAGAAGGCGAAGACGGCGCGGTGTTCGACAATACCGGCATGGGCAGCGATGGCGGCGGCGACCTCTATCAGCAGGCCGTCGCGATCGTGAAACGCGACCGCAAGGCGTCCACCAGCTACATCCAGCGCCGCCTGCAGATCGGTTACAACCGTGCGGCGTCGCTGATCGAACGAATGGAAAATGAAGGGGTCGTGGGCCAGCCAAACCATGCCGGCAAGCGCGAAATCCTTATTGCGGAAGAAGAGAGCGGTTTCTGA
- a CDS encoding outer membrane lipoprotein carrier protein LolA, with protein MKRDIQYAAHQSLLRASAAGLAATFAVGIMMSAAQAQSTPLPRPAPKTRNAASFQMAASETQPNRQPAIVSPVQQAQAPKQATPPNPIIPDPRRNKPASIFTTFDANQKASAAKVSSYLSNLSTLSGNFIQVGPDGNRTTGDFYIQKPGKVRFEYDAPTPIAMVSDGQSLAVRDTKLATQDIYPLSQTPLRYLLSDRIDLMKDTNVVAVTADDLYTSVIIEERNAVVGTSRLMLMIGTKDGQLKQWTITDPQGYDTTVAIYNLDTVKKPDPGLFKIDFARYPSGGAN; from the coding sequence ATGAAACGCGACATCCAGTACGCCGCACACCAGTCTCTCCTGCGCGCCAGCGCTGCGGGCCTTGCTGCGACTTTTGCTGTCGGCATCATGATGTCCGCTGCACAGGCGCAATCGACACCGCTGCCGCGCCCGGCGCCGAAGACGCGCAATGCCGCGAGCTTCCAGATGGCCGCGTCGGAAACGCAGCCGAACCGGCAGCCGGCCATCGTCTCCCCCGTGCAGCAGGCGCAGGCGCCAAAACAGGCCACGCCGCCAAACCCGATCATTCCGGATCCGCGTCGTAACAAGCCGGCCAGTATCTTCACGACCTTCGATGCCAACCAGAAGGCCTCGGCGGCGAAGGTCAGTTCCTACCTCTCCAATCTCAGCACGTTGAGCGGCAACTTCATTCAGGTCGGCCCCGACGGCAATCGCACCACCGGCGACTTCTACATCCAGAAGCCGGGCAAGGTTCGCTTCGAATATGATGCGCCGACGCCCATCGCGATGGTGTCCGACGGCCAGTCGCTGGCGGTGCGCGACACCAAGCTGGCGACCCAGGACATCTACCCGCTGTCGCAGACGCCGCTGCGCTATCTCCTGTCCGATCGCATCGATCTGATGAAGGACACCAATGTCGTCGCCGTGACGGCGGACGATCTCTACACCTCGGTGATCATCGAGGAGCGCAATGCAGTGGTGGGCACGTCGCGCCTGATGCTGATGATCGGCACCAAAGACGGCCAACTCAAGCAATGGACCATCACGGATCCGCAGGGCTATGACACCACCGTCGCGATCTACAATCTCGATACGGTGAAGAAGCCCGATCCCGGCTTGTTCAAGATCGATTTCGCCCGCTACCCCAGCGGCGGCGCGAATTAG
- a CDS encoding exodeoxyribonuclease III: MRLTLTTWNINSVRLRIELVADFLQSVQPDVLCLQETKCPDDAFPLKRLKQLGYEHVALNGQKGYHGVAIVSKLPFDATDIRVFCDKLDSRHISVAFGAKAGLAAPLIVHDFYVPAGGDIPDPEANPKFAHKLSFLDEMKSCEPLHPRGDARHILVGDLNVAPHENDVWSHKQMLKIVSHTPIECEKLLAVQSEGNWIDVARERIPLSEKIYTWWSYRAADWAASNRGRRLDHIWVSSALKDAVSDYQVLRDARGWERPSDHVPVTVVLDV; this comes from the coding sequence ATGCGTCTGACCCTCACCACCTGGAATATCAATTCCGTCCGCCTGCGCATCGAACTCGTGGCTGATTTTCTGCAATCGGTGCAGCCTGACGTGCTGTGCCTGCAGGAGACCAAGTGCCCCGACGATGCCTTCCCGCTGAAGCGCTTGAAGCAACTCGGCTATGAGCATGTCGCGCTGAACGGGCAGAAGGGCTATCACGGCGTCGCCATCGTCTCGAAACTGCCTTTCGACGCCACCGACATCCGCGTATTCTGCGACAAGCTGGATTCGCGCCACATCTCGGTGGCCTTCGGCGCGAAGGCAGGCCTTGCGGCACCGCTGATCGTGCATGATTTCTACGTGCCGGCGGGCGGCGACATTCCCGATCCCGAAGCCAATCCAAAATTCGCGCACAAGCTCTCATTTCTCGACGAGATGAAGAGCTGCGAGCCACTGCATCCGCGCGGCGATGCCCGTCACATCCTTGTCGGCGACCTCAACGTAGCGCCACACGAAAACGATGTGTGGTCGCACAAGCAGATGCTGAAGATCGTGTCGCATACGCCGATCGAATGCGAGAAGCTGCTGGCGGTACAGAGCGAAGGCAACTGGATCGATGTCGCGCGCGAACGCATTCCGCTGTCGGAGAAGATCTATACCTGGTGGAGCTATCGCGCCGCGGACTGGGCAGCATCCAATCGCGGCCGGCGACTGGATCACATCTGGGTATCGTCGGCGCTGAAGGATGCGGTGAGCGACTATCAAGTGCTGCGCGATGCCCGCGGCTGGGAACGACCGTCCGACCATGTGCCGGTGACGGTCGTGCTGGATGTGTAG
- a CDS encoding cyclic nucleotide-binding domain-containing protein yields the protein MSIDDDVSLLERVPTLRLLGRDALRVIAIGSEQQEFSRGSVLFREDEQADCGYVVQNGSFRISVDDGSDHEVIASRGTLIGELSLLVSMPRRSTAVATEYSSVIRITRSLFQRVLDSDPDAAVRLRNDMASRVNELASDFAQVRKKLG from the coding sequence ATGTCGATCGATGATGACGTTTCACTTCTCGAGCGTGTGCCGACCCTGCGCCTGCTGGGTCGCGATGCGCTGCGCGTGATCGCCATTGGTTCGGAGCAGCAGGAGTTTTCCCGCGGCTCAGTTCTGTTTCGCGAGGATGAGCAGGCCGATTGCGGTTATGTTGTGCAGAACGGATCGTTTCGCATCAGCGTCGATGACGGCAGCGATCATGAAGTGATCGCATCGCGCGGCACGCTGATTGGCGAGCTGTCCTTGCTGGTGTCCATGCCGCGACGTTCGACGGCGGTGGCAACGGAATATTCGAGCGTCATCCGGATCACCCGAAGCCTGTTTCAGCGCGTGCTCGACAGCGATCCCGATGCCGCGGTGCGTCTGCGCAACGACATGGCGTCGCGGGTCAACGAACTCGCCAGTGATTTCGCGCAGGTGCGCAAGAAGCTGGGATAG
- a CDS encoding response regulator transcription factor produces MPNARKILIVDDDTDLREALVEQLSLHEEFEASAVDTGAKGASAAKANSPDLVLMDVGLPDTDGREVVRSLRKGGFKAPIIMLTGHDTDSDTILGLESGANDYVAKPFRFAVLLARIRAQLRQHEASEDAVFTVGPYSFRPGSKMLTGANAKKVRLTEKETAILRFLYRAGQMAVSRETLLQEVWGYNSGVTTHTLETHIYRLRQKIEKDAANPEILVTEAGGYKLVP; encoded by the coding sequence ATGCCGAATGCCCGCAAGATCTTGATCGTGGATGACGACACTGATTTGCGCGAGGCGCTGGTCGAACAATTGTCGCTGCACGAGGAATTCGAAGCCTCCGCCGTCGATACCGGCGCCAAGGGCGCGAGTGCTGCCAAGGCCAATTCTCCAGATCTGGTGCTGATGGATGTCGGCCTGCCCGACACCGACGGCCGCGAAGTCGTGCGCAGCCTGCGCAAGGGCGGCTTCAAGGCGCCGATCATCATGCTCACGGGCCATGACACCGACAGCGATACCATTCTTGGCCTCGAATCCGGCGCTAATGACTATGTCGCCAAGCCCTTCCGCTTCGCCGTGCTGCTGGCGCGCATCCGCGCCCAGCTGCGCCAGCATGAAGCGAGCGAGGACGCGGTGTTCACCGTCGGCCCCTACAGCTTCCGTCCGGGCTCGAAGATGCTCACCGGCGCCAATGCCAAGAAGGTGCGCCTCACCGAGAAGGAAACTGCGATCCTGCGCTTCCTCTATCGCGCCGGCCAGATGGCGGTGTCGCGCGAGACGCTGCTGCAGGAAGTCTGGGGCTACAATTCCGGCGTCACCACGCACACGCTGGAAACGCATATCTATCGGCTGCGCCAGAAGATCGAGAAAGATGCGGCCAATCCCGAAATCCTGGTGACGGAAGCCGGTGGCTACAAGTTGGTGCCGTGA
- a CDS encoding L,D-transpeptidase family protein has product MRNVVNSGTYRTSLRDRPVKRLLVRAAAGNPQRGWLSFDHTTIPVALGRGGIKANKREGDGATPQGVFHPIRLWWRGDRHARPRTHLPIRLISPHDGWCEDPRDRHYNQPVRLDRGVEGDRLAREDHLYDFIIEIDQNTKPRIAGRGSAVFLHLARDNWGPTAGCVAMRKGAMLRLLERLGTETEIVIG; this is encoded by the coding sequence ATGAGAAACGTCGTTAATTCAGGTACTTATAGAACAAGCTTGCGTGATCGGCCGGTGAAGCGGTTGCTAGTACGCGCCGCAGCGGGAAATCCGCAGCGCGGTTGGCTGAGTTTCGATCACACAACCATACCCGTCGCTCTGGGCCGCGGCGGAATAAAGGCGAACAAACGCGAAGGCGACGGCGCAACGCCGCAGGGGGTGTTTCACCCAATCCGGCTGTGGTGGCGCGGCGATCGCCATGCGCGTCCGCGCACGCATCTGCCGATCAGGCTGATCTCGCCGCATGACGGCTGGTGCGAGGACCCGCGGGACCGGCATTACAATCAGCCGGTGCGTCTGGACCGCGGCGTCGAAGGCGATCGGCTGGCGCGGGAAGATCACCTCTATGATTTCATCATCGAGATCGACCAGAACACGAAACCGCGGATCGCCGGGCGGGGGAGCGCGGTGTTTCTACATCTCGCGCGTGACAACTGGGGGCCGACCGCAGGCTGTGTCGCCATGCGCAAAGGCGCGATGCTGCGATTGCTGGAGCGGCTAGGGACGGAGACGGAGATCGTGATCGGGTAA
- a CDS encoding YggS family pyridoxal phosphate-dependent enzyme produces MTLTSSSPASGLAAVETEIRRACKEARRERTSVNLIAVSKTFEADAIQPVIDAGQRMFGENRVQEAKGKWPALTEAQPAIALHLIGPLQSNKAKEAVALFDAIHSVDRPSLCDALAKEIAGQGKSPQLFVQINTGEEPQKAGIAPSEADDFLARCRDHWGLAITGLMCIPPVEEAVAPHFALTAKIAARNGLTQLSMGMSADFATAIQFGATHVRVGSAIFGHR; encoded by the coding sequence ATGACATTAACATCTTCTTCACCAGCCAGCGGACTTGCCGCCGTCGAGACCGAGATTCGCCGTGCTTGCAAAGAAGCCCGTCGTGAGCGGACTTCTGTCAATCTGATCGCGGTGTCGAAGACCTTTGAGGCGGACGCGATCCAGCCGGTGATCGATGCCGGGCAGCGCATGTTTGGCGAGAACCGCGTCCAGGAGGCCAAGGGGAAGTGGCCCGCGCTAACCGAGGCGCAACCCGCGATTGCGCTCCATCTGATCGGGCCGCTGCAGTCCAACAAGGCGAAGGAAGCGGTGGCCTTGTTCGATGCGATCCACTCCGTCGATCGGCCCTCGCTGTGCGATGCGCTGGCCAAGGAGATCGCGGGTCAGGGCAAGAGTCCGCAGCTGTTCGTGCAGATCAACACCGGCGAGGAGCCACAAAAGGCCGGCATCGCGCCGTCCGAGGCCGATGATTTCCTCGCGCGCTGCCGGGATCACTGGGGTTTGGCGATCACCGGCCTGATGTGCATCCCGCCGGTAGAAGAGGCCGTCGCGCCCCATTTCGCGCTGACCGCCAAGATCGCCGCGCGGAATGGGCTGACGCAGCTGTCCATGGGAATGAGCGCGGATTTCGCAACGGCGATTCAGTTCGGCGCGACGCATGTCCGGGTCGGTTCGGCCATTTTCGGGCATCGCTAA
- a CDS encoding diguanylate cyclase, protein MSRIGINRNKARLRGALGIRARLVLFALILVGPLMAERIRSLHVTRTQQIAEAARDFAGLAQHSADAQREVFASIEAVLKSSAYVYATAAQVNRSCAIMRASLRSNMPWLRSLTVAGIDGIPKCSTWPELIESDLNFGDRPYFKRAVATGEFTVSDYVFSRLTNLPTVMAAYLAPGQTKADDAVVLAAINLDWMSNLMSNLGERPGVTALLVDHAGTVLAAPPGSIGQVGRPMDDLAVLPLIETNLRNSQRQSGSLSFRADDGARRAVSFAMIPGTSAQLIVSIDEARVSAVADQDIRTAYIQLAIVCLFVLLGALVVAERMIIKPIRTMETMAKRFGRGDWSARMPGNRLPAEFVPLARAFYGMAAQLRGRERELRASNEQLTVLASVDMLSGLANRRGFQGRLDFEWLRAQRSGDDLALLMIDVDHFKLFNDSYGHPEGDACLARVGAELSALADRVSGFAGRYGGEEFCLLLPDTDTNRAIQIGEMVRAAIWSMMVPHATSTHQRVTVSVGVASAAPATLETARDLIEAADAALYAAKRRGRNTVVEHGFVRTYGTAVSLSA, encoded by the coding sequence ATGTCACGCATCGGTATCAACCGCAATAAAGCCAGGCTTAGGGGAGCGCTCGGCATCCGCGCCCGTTTGGTGCTGTTTGCGTTGATCCTGGTCGGTCCGCTCATGGCCGAGCGCATCCGCTCGCTGCATGTCACACGCACCCAGCAGATTGCCGAAGCTGCGCGTGATTTTGCCGGCCTGGCGCAGCACAGCGCCGATGCCCAGCGCGAAGTGTTCGCCTCGATCGAAGCCGTTCTGAAATCCTCGGCCTATGTTTATGCCACGGCGGCGCAGGTCAATCGCAGCTGCGCGATCATGCGCGCCAGCCTGCGCAGCAATATGCCGTGGCTGCGCAGCCTCACCGTCGCCGGCATCGACGGCATCCCGAAATGCTCGACCTGGCCGGAATTGATTGAAAGCGATCTCAATTTTGGCGACCGCCCCTATTTCAAGCGCGCCGTCGCCACCGGCGAATTCACTGTCAGCGACTATGTATTCAGCCGTCTCACCAATCTGCCGACGGTCATGGCGGCCTATCTGGCGCCGGGCCAGACGAAGGCTGATGATGCCGTCGTACTTGCTGCCATCAATCTCGACTGGATGTCGAACCTCATGAGCAATCTTGGCGAACGGCCGGGCGTCACCGCGCTGCTCGTCGATCACGCCGGCACCGTACTGGCAGCACCACCTGGCAGTATCGGCCAGGTCGGTCGTCCAATGGACGATCTCGCTGTCTTGCCGCTGATCGAAACCAATCTACGCAATTCGCAGCGACAATCCGGCTCGCTATCGTTCCGGGCAGACGACGGTGCACGACGCGCGGTGTCGTTCGCGATGATCCCCGGCACCAGCGCACAACTCATTGTCAGTATCGATGAAGCGCGCGTGTCAGCCGTGGCCGACCAGGACATCCGCACGGCCTATATCCAACTCGCGATCGTCTGCCTGTTCGTTCTGCTCGGCGCGCTCGTTGTCGCTGAGCGGATGATCATCAAGCCGATCCGCACCATGGAAACCATGGCGAAACGATTCGGCCGCGGCGACTGGTCCGCACGCATGCCCGGCAATCGGCTGCCGGCGGAATTCGTACCGCTTGCCCGCGCCTTCTACGGCATGGCGGCACAGCTGCGGGGGCGCGAACGCGAGTTGCGCGCCAGCAACGAGCAACTGACCGTGCTCGCCTCGGTGGACATGCTGTCGGGCCTCGCCAATCGCCGCGGCTTCCAGGGGCGGCTCGACTTCGAATGGCTGCGCGCCCAGCGGTCCGGCGACGACCTGGCGCTGTTGATGATCGACGTCGATCACTTCAAGCTGTTCAACGACAGCTATGGCCATCCCGAAGGGGATGCCTGTCTGGCCCGAGTCGGCGCGGAGTTATCGGCACTGGCCGATCGTGTTTCCGGCTTTGCCGGCCGCTATGGCGGTGAGGAATTCTGCCTGCTGCTGCCGGATACCGATACGAACCGCGCCATCCAGATCGGCGAGATGGTGCGTGCGGCCATCTGGAGCATGATGGTCCCCCATGCCACGAGCACCCATCAGCGCGTCACCGTCAGCGTCGGCGTCGCCTCCGCTGCGCCCGCCACGCTGGAGACCGCCCGCGACCTGATCGAGGCGGCAGATGCGGCGCTTTATGCCGCCAAACGGCGCGGCCGCAACACGGTGGTGGAACACGGTTTTGTGCGAACCTACGGGACCGCCGTGTCGCTCAGCGCGTGA